A genomic region of Colletes latitarsis isolate SP2378_abdomen chromosome 7, iyColLati1, whole genome shotgun sequence contains the following coding sequences:
- the LOC143343702 gene encoding AN1-type zinc finger protein 2A, whose translation MEFPNLGEHCSESSCNRLDFLPMKCDACASIFCTEHVSYINHSCPSAYKKDFQVPVCPLCNTPVPIKRGDPPDIAVGQHIDNECQSDLRKPGQKIFSNRCSFKGCKIKEIVQVRCSECSENFCLKHRHPTDHTCVGQEEAIRRKRLDAVKNNMKANKRNGEIMKSYQGSMSEDEALARALQASMQDEDATATHRPLEAVPSGNRDKCRLF comes from the exons ATGGAATTCCCAAATTTAGGTGAACATTGTTCAGAAAGCAGTTGCAATCGATTGGACTTCTTGCCAATGAAATGCGATGCGTGTGCTTCAATATTTTGTACAGAACACGTATCATATATTAATCATAGCTGTCCGAGCGCATATAAGAAAGACTTTCAAGTTCCAGTATGTCCTCTTTGTAATACGCCAGTACCTATAAAACGAGGCGACCCACCAGACATTGCAGTAGGACAACACATTGATAACGAATGCCAATCAGATTTAAGAAAACCTGGccagaaaatattttcaaatag ATGTTCGTTCAAAGGTTGCAAAATCAAAGAAATAGTTCAAGTACGTTGTTCCGAATGCAGTGAGAATTTTTGTTTAAAGCATAGACATCCAACGGACCATACATGCGTAGGCCAGGAAGAAGCCATTCGAAGAAAACGACTCGATGCTGTAAAAAATAATATGAAAGCTAATAAAAGAAATGGTGAAATTATGAAGAGTTACCAAGGCAGTATGAGCGAAGATGAAGCTCTTGCTAGGGCTCTTCAGGCTTCCATGCAGGACGAAGATGCAACAGCTACCCACCGACCGCTCGAGGCTGTACCTTCCGGAAATAGAGATAAATGTAGGCTTTTTTAA
- the LOC143343701 gene encoding uncharacterized protein LOC143343701 isoform X2 — MYYEESSRSNLTYNNENAVVIDLRSDTLTKPTRRMREAMFNAEVGDDVFEEDPTLKKLEEKAAEMVGMEAAIFVSSGTMGNLIAIMNHCEMRGCEAYCGDSAHCLLHEQCGASQIAGVNLRPLRNNSDGTFDLGELQSKLRKDRHHEPISKLVLVENTLNGKIVPQRWIEELVTFCKKHNLKLHMDGARLWNASVGSEISAKEIVSGFDSVTFCLSKGLGAPVGSLLCGNKEFVTKARRTRKVLGGGMRQAGILGAAGLVALEDTISILKDDHRRAFRLASSINEIHSMIFTVDLSTVQTNMVFVNVDYNVVSARKFANRLREIRDDNEDDKIIVKCLALTESFVRFVLFYEITDTQLTLAIRKISYVIKNLDPNV; from the exons GCAGTAGTCATTGATCTTCGAAGTGATACTTTAACAAAACCAACTAGAAGAATGAGAGAAGCTATGTTCAATGCAGAAGTTGGAGACGATGTCTTTGAAGAAGATCCAACTTTGAAAA AGTTGGAAGAAAAAGCAGCTGAAATGGTTGGAATGGAAGCTGCAATATTTGTATCTTCTGGAACTATGGGTAATTTAATTGCTA TAATGAATCATTGCGAAATGCGAGGCTGCGAGGCGTATTGCGGTGATTCCGCGCATTGTTTGCTACACGAACAGTGCGGTGCTTCTCAAATCGCGGGTGTAAATCTCAGACCGTTGCGGAACAATTCTGATGGCACGTTCGATCTTGGTGAACTTCAATCTAAACTCCGAAAAGACCGACACCACGAGCCAATTTCGAAACTGGTTCTTGTAGAAAATACATTGAATGGAAAGATTGTTCCGCAAAGGTGGATCGAGGAGTTGGTGACTTTCTGCAAGAAACACAATTTAAAGTTACATATGGATGGGGCAAGATTGTGGAACGCGTCTGTAGGGTCAGAAATATCCGCGAAGGAAATCGTTTCGGGCTTCGATTCCGTGACATTCTGTCTCAGCAAAGGCTTAG GTGCTCCGGTGGGTTCTCTTCTTTGCGGAAATAAGGAGTTTGTTACTAAAGCGAGAAGAACGAGGAAAGTATTGGGTGGTGGAATGAGACAAGCCGGTATTCTTGGCGCGGCCGGGCTCGTGGCTCTCGAAGACacaatttcaatattaaaagACGATCACAGGAGAGCTTTCCGTCTCGCCTCTTCTATAAACGAAATTCATTCGATGATATTCACGGTTGATTTAAGTACCGTACAAACGAACATGGTTTTCGTAAACGTTGATTACAATGTTGTTTCCGCGAGGAAGTTTGCTAATCGATTACGAGAAATTCGCGACGACAACGAAGACGACAAAATTATTGTCAAATGCTTGGCACTGACCGAGTCGTTCGTTAGATTTGTACTTTTCTATGAAATCACGGATACTCAATTAACATTGGCTATTCGAAAAATTAGTTACGTTATCAAAAATTTGGACCCCAACGTTTAA